AAACCGGTCGTGAAATGTCAACACGGCGACAGTTCCTCTAGTGTCCCCGTGTCGTTCCCTCCAACTCTCGTGTTGCAGCAGTCAGCGCTCCCAACCTTCGACGGGCGCTATGAAAACTGGTTCCGGTTCAAGCAGATGTTTTGCGACATCGCCGAGAAGTGCACGGCGGATTCGGCGGCTACGAAGCTTCACTACCTCGACAAGGCGCTGATCGGAAAGGCTCAGGGAGCTATTGATCAACAGATAATCCGGGACAATGACTACGCTCAAGCCTGGGTCTCCCTCCAGGAACAATTTGAGAACCTGCCTGCGTTGGTCAACGACACCGTCTCGAGGCTGCTGGGCGTCAAGGCGATGATGAGTGATTCGTATGTCCAGCTGAAAAACCTGCTGGATGACGTCGAGAAGAGTGTGAACTCCTTGGAGTACCACAACCTAAAGATGGACAGACTTTCGGAGGCCATCATCACCAACTTGACCGCTTCGAAGCTTGACATGGCGACACGGAAGATCTGGGAATCCAGTGTTGCGCGTGGTGCTCTCCCCGAGTACAAAAAGATGATGAAGGTATTGCGGAACCAGCAGGCAGTGCTGGAGCGCTGCGAAAGGGCGAAGCCTACCCAGAAGACCAAAGTGACGAACTCGAACCCCCGCACATCGACGCCACCTACGAAGGCCCACACGGCGACTGTTGGAAAGCACGAAAGCTGTGCGATGTGCAACGCTGAACACCTGCTGGAGAAGTGCGAAGCATTTCTGAAGCTGAACGTGAACGCGCGGTACGGCAAGGCGAAGCAGTTTGGACTCTGCTTCCGTTGTTTGAAACGGGGCCACCGCACGGCAGACTGCAAGCAGAAGGACAAGTGCTCGGAGTGCTCGCGAGCACACCACACGCTGATGCACCCCGACAGCAAGAAAGAACCCGAGAAGCAACCACCGGAAACTTCGGCTGCCGGAACGAACGCTAGCAGCGCCACTGTTAGCAAGGATGGATCGACCTCGACGAACTGCCCCCTCTACTGCAACACCAACGAAACACCAAAGCAAGTTCTGTTGGCAACCGCGGTTGTCAACGTCGTCGATGCATGTGGAGTACAGCACAAGTGCCGAGCCCTACTGGACTCGGGCGCGATGGCCAACTTCATGTCGCAGAGCTTCGCGGACCTGCTGAACCTGAAGAAGATGCCGGCCAATGTCCCGGTCGTTGGCGTGAACGGAATGGAGACAGTAGTGAAGTTCAAGGTTGAGGCCAAGGTCGAGTCCCGCACCACGGCGTACAACTTCTGCCTCAACTATCTGGTGATGCCGAAGGTGACTGGACCGCTACCCGTGGACAAGGTCGAAGTGGAGCGGTGGCCGATTCCGAAGGATTTGGCGCTGGCAGACGAAAGATTCTATGAACCCGGCCGAATTGATTTGCTCATCGGAGCAGAAGTGTTCTTCGAGTTGCTGCAGAGCGGCAAAATGATGATGTCTGCGGAACTACCCATTCTGCAGGAGAGCGTCCTAGGATGGCTGGTATCGGGACGTGTAGCTGAAACAGGAACGACGGGCACGGTGCGAGTCTGCCACGCGCTGGCCAAGCAGACACCCGAAGCACAACTGGCTGGTTTGCTGCGGCAATTCTGGTCGGTCGACGAGCAGGAATTTCCTGCAACGACCTCGGAGACGAGCAGTGACTGTGAGAAGCATTTCCTGGAGACTCACAGCCGGAACGAGTCCGGACGCTACGTTGTGCGGTTGCCATTCCGTAGCAACGTGGGCGAGCTGGGACTGTCGAGAGAACAAGCCGAGAAACGATTCTACGCACTGGAACGTCGATTGGACAAGAACGCAAACCTGAAGCAGCAGTACAAGATGTTCATCGACGAGTACATCTCGCTCGGCCACGCCCGAGTGATCGACGACGCCAAGGCGGACGCAAACTATCTACCCCACCACTGCGTACTGAAGCCTGACAGTGCAACCACGAAGCTCAGGGTAGTGTTCGATGCGTCGGCCAAGAGCTCCACCGGTTTGTCGCTGAACGACGTGATGCTGACTGGCCCAACAGTGCAGCGCACCCTCTTCGATATTGTGCTGCGATTCCGATGCCACAAATATGTCTTCACCGCCGATGTGCCAAAAATGTATCGGCAGGTGGAGGTGCACGAAAAAGATCGGAAGTACCAGCAGATTCTCTGGAGAGATGATCACCAGCAGCCATTAAGGACGATAGAGCTTTCAACGGTCACCTACGGCACGGCTGCGGCCCCCTTTTTGGCGACACGAGCGTTGAATCAGTTGGCGCTGGACGAACGGCATGACTTTCCCGAAGCAAGCACATCCGTACTGAACAACTTCTACGTGGATGACGTGCTTGCCGGAGCAGATGACCTATGCCAAGCAAAGCAGCTCCAGCAGGACATGATCGAGATGCTGGCAAGAGGCGGGTTCCAGCTGCACAAGTGGTGCGCCAACCATGCAGCGCTGCTGGAGGAGATTCCGATTGAAAACCGGGCCAAGACGCTGAACTTCGAGAAGAACGACGAGGGCGAGGTTGTCAAAACGCTCGGCCTACTTTGGGACCCGGTGAGTGACGTGTTTAAGTTCAGCGTGAAGCCGTTCAAGAAATCGACGGAACGTCCGACGAAGCGGCAGATCATGTCCGACATTGCCCGTTTGTTCGATCCGCTCGGGTACCTCGGACCAGCTGTGATGATCGCCAAACTTGTGATGCAGCAGCTCTGGAAGGAGAAGTTCCACTGGGACGACCCAGTACCGGAGGATGTGGCAAAGATGTGGGAGAGATTCCGGTCTGAGCTGTGCGAGATAAGCGAGTTGAAGATTCCACGCGCCGTAGCTGCAGCAGTAGACGTGACGAGCTACGAACTCCACGGCTTCGCAGACGCGTCGATGAAGGGGTACGGCTGCTCTGTGTACTTGCGGTGTCTGAAACGAGACGGTACTGCGGAGATGATGCTGTTGTGTGCGAAGTCGAGGGTCGCACCGTTGAAGGAACTGAACCGCCAACCGAAGGACGACGCTGAGCCGGAAGATTTGACCATTCCCCGACTGGAGCTCTGCGCGTCGAAGCTGATGGTCGAACAAGTGGTCAAGGTTCTCGACGCCGTTGAACTGGACATCAGCCGCGTTGTGCTCTGGACGGACTCGCAGATTGTTCTGGACTGGTTGAAGCGCTTGAAACCTGACACTTCGGTGTTCGTGCGCAACCGGGTTGCTGCGATTCTGAAACTGAGCAAAAAGTTTGAATGGAGGCACATACCAACCGCACTGAACCCAGCTGACTTGATCTCACGCGGTGTGTACCCACTGAAGCTCATCGTGTGCGACCTGTGGTGGCATGGCCCAGAATTCCTGCGGACAACTGTTGCCACTGTCCAGCCGCCGAACCTGGTTGCCGACGAAGCAAACCCTGACGGCGATCAACCTGGAGATCCCGACCCAGAAATCCATGTATTAGCGGCCTCTACCGACACGAACGAGAATCCACCCTTGGCCGTTATCAACGATTGCAGTGACTACAGGAAGCTGCAACGGATCTTTGGGTACGTGACGAGGTTCCTGTACAACTGCCGGAACAAGCCGGCGGAGCGACGAGGATCCTACTTGAAGATTGACGAGCTGCGGAACGCGCAGTTGCTGATGGTGATGGTGGTACAGCATGCAGTGTATGGAGAGGAAATAAGCTGTATCCGTAAGAACCAGCCGGTGAAGGGCAAGCTCCGGAACCTGAACCCGATGTACGACGAAACAGAACGTGTGCTGCGGGTCGGTGGACGCATCCGTCATTCCGATCTGCCTCGTGACCAGAAGCACCCCATGATTCTTCCGGAAAGGCAACACCTCACCGAACTCCTGATAAACACACTGCACCGGGAGAACTTACACGTTGGTCGCAACGGGCTGCTGGCTGTGATTAGACGTGCTTTCTGGCCAGTCAACGCGAAGCGAACCATCTATCGGGTGCTGAAAAGGTGTGTGCAGTGCTTCAGGGTGAAGCCCAGTGACGTGCCGCAGTTCATGGGAGATCTGCCGAGTAGCCGAGTGACCGAAGCCCTACCTTTCTCCAGAACCGGCGTGGACTACGCCGGACCGCTTCTACTGAAACAGGGGAGAATGAGATCTCCTGTGAAGGCATACATCGCTTTGTTTGTATGCATGACGACGAAGGCTCTGCACCTCGAACTGGTGACGTCGCTCTCGGCTGAGGCCTTTTTTGGGCGCACTGCATCGTTTTGTTGGACGACGAGGAAACGTGTCCGTGATGAGGTCGGACCGAGGCACAAACTTCGTCGGAGGAGATCGCCAACTGAAGGAGCTGCACGAGCTGCTGAAGACGCAGCTGTTGGAGCGCAAGATCGCGGACTTCTGCCAGGTCCGCGGAATAGACTGGAAGTTCAACCCCGCCAAGGCCCCGCACCAGGGTGGCCTCTGGGAAGCAGGAGTGAAAAGTGTGAAGCACCACCTGAACCGCACGTTGAAGGAGGCTTACTTGACGTACGAGGAGATGAACACACTGTTGGTGCAAATTGAGGCGATTTTGAACTCGCGCCCTTTGTGCCAGCAATCCGACGATCCCTGCGACTACCAAGCGTTGAGCCCGGCACATTTCCTCATTGGCCGAGAGCTCACCGCGGTGGCTGAGCCGCTCTACGGAGGAGTACGAGAAAACACGCTGACCAGGTACCAAATAGTGCAGAAGAGGAAGCAAGATTTTTGGCGTCGCTGGTCCCGCGACTACGTGACGGAGTTGCAGAAGCGAGGAAAGTGGGACAAGGCGCCGGCGATGATCAGGATCGGGATGCTAGTTATGCTGAAGGAGGACAACACGCCGCCACAGACCTGGCGGCTTGGTAGAATCGTCGATACTCATCCGGGAGGCGACGGCGTGGTCCGCGTTGTGACGGTCCGTACAAGCAACGGTGCCACGTTCAGTCGGCCGACTACGCAGATCGCAATTCTGCCGATCCAGGACAACGAGGAGGAGAAGGATTGAGCCCAGCTCAACGGGGGGAGAATGTTGCGTGAAAACTAGATTTAAGATTTGTTACGGTGTAGCTAACTGTCCTACCCCGCGAGTAGTGACAGGACTGGCTTGAATTTTTCTTGCCGCATCGCAGCGGAACTAGATCGACGAAGGGAAGGCAAAAAGGACAAGAACGAACTGACACTCGCGCAACGCGGACGCGTTTTGAatcgaataaaatttaatttgtaaaaatacagtccattgaatttgattttgaccAAACAGGTAGTTTTGGATCGAGATCGGGTGTTTGTCCAGAACTACCCGATCCCGTTTCCAGAATTTGAGGTCGGCGCGGAAGGCAAGCACAGAGTGACctctcaaatcccattttcaaattcccgacttttccagacttttccagaaagctcaaataataggcatttcttatctgaatttcaaacaaaaaactctcttTAGGTAAAGTCAATAtcaaccaccgaaaaaaaaatctaaattgatttaaaaaaatccaactattggcatttttttaaacacagaaactgaacaacaaataaaaaaaaatactttaacaaacaattagtatttgaaaaataatcgatAGTTCAACAATACATAtaacttccatgttattttttaaattggcaaacgtatactgtcgttctacgcataattgtcccattttcaaaaaaatgcaactgagaaaaacgcgattgaaaattttcgaccgatttctgtgtttctacgcataattgtcccatagaGTTATTTatgtgcgcatgtattgcgtgtacgtacacgaaaaaaagtgaggttaaattttgtaccagccagcaaaacaaatggtgcgctagtgtgtgtgagatcgggcttagatagctctatgggttcctattcgccctatgttcGGGTGCTTTAGAGCAACTCTCCCATCTggcgatttggcaaccctgcgcATTTGACAGTTCGCGCGCAGGAGGCAAACCTCGTGCATTGTTGTTCACGGCTCGAACGGAACGGACGCAAATAAACAAATAGTTTTAGTTAGTTTGTAAACGCGGTCTTTTCTTTTCCTCCGGGATCTCTCGCGTTTCGTCGGCCCAGTCCAAGGTCCAAACATTGGTCCTTCGTCGCCGGATGGGTTTCGCGAATCGGTCGCCATGGAGAAGCTAGAACACCTTCGAAAGGTGTGCTTGGTCCGCGTGAACGGGGAGTTGGTGGCAGCCGGGAAACTCGCTGAACGGAAGGCGATCTTGCTGGGAAGTTCCGGCGGACGCAGCAGATCGTCGAGGGAAAGCAAGAGGACCCAGAAGCAGTCGCCGCAGAGCATAATACATCGGTGGAGTTTTTCACGGCCTACCAAGCGGCCAAGGAACTACTCGAATTCCACATCATCAACACAACTCCGATTCGAGCAGTTACCCGGAAATCTAGTAGCGGAAGTCTGCTAGAGGAGATCAGGAAGTTTAGCGAAGAGGTGAAGGAAATGAGCGCAGCGATCGTCGGCCAGTTCGGAACCATTCCAGGTGATCCAAATGGCAGCGCTCAGGTGTCGAGTTGCGCACCCCTCTCGGATCCAACGACAACATGCGACGGCCAGTCTGGAGCCGTGGGATGCGGCGATCCAGATGGCCAACAACGGTTAGGTTGCGCGTCCGCTTCGGACCCAACGACGGTTTCAACGCGGGAAGAAGTCGAACAGATGTCGAATTGGTTCCCACTTCCGGAACCCCGTCCCCGCATCAGGGTGTCGACTTTCCACCCTGGTCAAGCGACGTCCATGGATGGCGTGGAAAAGGCATCGGCGGAAAAGGCAACAACGCAAGAAAACAACAAACCGGAAAAAGTGGATGGAGCTGCCATCACAATGGCGGTGGCCCAGGAACCGAGGCGAGGAAAGTGGAAGGCTCTTATGCCAACTGAAGCTGTCAGTGTTCGGGGAACGACGTGGCTCTTCCCCAAGCATCACTGGACTCCAAGACCTGTGCCGAGCTCTGTCCCATTCACGGAATCGAGAAGGAACAACTTCCGACAGTCGGGATGTCGACCATCAGTCCCATTCGGCTGAGTTGTAATGGAGGTAAGGGTGGTCCGGAGACGTCCGCGACGGGCGTAGAGATGGCACTCACAGGCGGAGAAGCATCACAAAATCAGGTAGTGCACCCAGCTGCAGAACAAGTGGAGGAGGTAATCATCAACGTGGTGAAGGCGCAGGATCCACGGGGAGCACAGCGAAAGGCGCACTTACTGCCGACTGAACCGGTCAGTTGTTGGGGAATCGACGTGGTACTTCTTCGAGCATCGCTGGACTCCAGAGTCTGTGTCTGGATTGGTCTGCCAAGCATCCAATCTATCAACACATCCAGCGTCCGCGCAGTTGGACCGGATGTCAAGATCCAGAAAGCAAAGCACAACATCAACGACGAGAGATTCACGGAAATGGAGGCAGATCAAGCGCTGGTCGACACTGATTCGACTGAATCGACGAGAAGGTTTGAGGATGTTGGAGGTTACGTCACACGGTCACGCTTCAGGGACGCCACGTTCTCGTTCAAGCATCTGTGGATTCGTGGCCACATCCGGCACCTACTCAAGGTCGAGCGGATCGGAAACTGGACACATCATCAAACGGCGAGCGCTGGCGAAGGCAAAGGATTGCGGCTCAAGATCAAACACACCACGGAGAAGATCGTAGCAGCTGGCGGAGTTGGTTTGAGGCAGATGTGCCTCAAGGCGGGGGAGAATGTTCGGGTGCTTTAGAGCAACTCTCCCATCTggcgatttggcaaccctgcgcATTTGACAGTTCGCGCGCAGGAGGCAAACCTCCTGCATTGTTGTTCACGGCTCGAACGGAACGGACGCAAATAAACAAATAGTTTTAGTTAGTTTGTAAACGCGGTCTTTTCTTTTCCTCCGGGATCTCTCGCGTTTCGTCGGCCCAGTCCAAGGTCCAAACACCCTATGTGACCCTAAACCCCTAAACTGAAAGGCGGAGCTTCTTCAAAGAACGATCTTTATTTAGCTAGGTCTTGAAAGGGAATGAAAAAGTTTAGTAGAACCTAACACAAGCAGAGGCGACTCGTGCCTGAATGAAGTACCtgttcaatgttattttttttattattctttattatagagtttttcagccGGAGGCTGGTTCAACTCTTTTGGATGATTTGACTTCGTGCTTGAAGTCGACCCGGTTACaatgttgtttttaataaatattgattatagatcgtagtaaatttttgaatcttaatgctaaaaaaagtttttgaagcttttttctttccaatggcttttatttttacgttttattatttttatactattataGTTTTCTGTTTATGCAAATAATTGATTACACTTAATGATTAAGACCTTTTTATctcgttaaaatgtatttttaagactTAATCATTAGCGTGGCGAATGTGGAAAATAAGAGCAATCGCTCTGCCATCCTTATCGAAATTCAAGAGAAGTTATTGAATattgtaataaatttaaaaactattcatcaggatgttcagaaaaaataccaCATCCTTCACAAAGGAAAACTGTTTGTTGGGCTTTTTTAGGCCCAACTAATATTGAGCTAACTTGGttactattttaaaattaaattgacattTTACTTTATACTTTTTAGAACCAGGCCGTATCGCTTTTGATCCTTTGTCAAATTTTTAGAGAATTGAATTGTCCTCATGGTTTTGGAATtcaatttctgaataaaaagaAGAGCttctgatgttaaaaacaaaactatattGACATGAATCCgagataatgaaaatatttgtttttagcatcagtgaaaaaaagttttcagaacAAATTCATGCTACAATATATGATAATAATATATTCAACTAGAGTGAACCGGACCAACAGTTTGAATAAACACAGTCGTTTTTGGAGCATTTAATGGCATCAAATCTTAAACTTTTTAGGACTGCATCCGCTTTAAATACAAccattcttaaaataaaataacgatCATGGTTGAATCTACTGTCAAATTTTTTTCTCATATGTCCCGAGTCTGGAAAAAACACagtacttttttgtttcaattgtttcaattcaatCTATCAATCATACTATCTAAACTTAACATTACATCACTTTCCAGTAGAGCAAGAATCCACTAGTAACCAAGAAGATCGAAGAGGTTCAACGTGCGCAGTTGAACAT
This is a stretch of genomic DNA from Culex pipiens pallens isolate TS chromosome 1, TS_CPP_V2, whole genome shotgun sequence. It encodes these proteins:
- the LOC120419884 gene encoding uncharacterized protein LOC120419884 yields the protein MAETVAALASCCEKTKAKVTRIKRAVLTAEQDHKKFSVHALKLYLKTTDAAYEEFNSFQNKIYLADPTKKDEFEPKFIDFEELYEFTRIALCEMLQAYEDDEKAALAAAAQVAAERAIKPVVKCQHGDSSSSVPVSFPPTLVLQQSALPTFDGRYENWFRFKQMFCDIAEKCTADSAATKLHYLDKALIGKAQGAIDQQIIRDNDYAQAWVSLQEQFENLPALVNDTVSRLLGVKAMMSDSYVQLKNLLDDVEKSVNSLEYHNLKMDRLSEAIITNLTASKLDMATRKIWESSVARGALPEYKKMMKVLRNQQAVLERCERAKPTQKTKVTNSNPRTSTPPTKAHTATVGKHESCAMCNAEHLLEKCEAFLKLNVNARYGKAKQFGLCFRCLKRGHRTADCKQKDKCSECSRAHHTLMHPDSKKEPEKQPPETSAAGTNASSATVSKDGSTSTNCPLYCNTNETPKQVLLATAVVNVVDACGVQHKCRALLDSGAMANFMSQSFADLLNLKKMPANVPVVGVNGMETVVKFKVEAKVESRTTAYNFCLNYLVMPKVTGPLPVDKVEVERWPIPKDLALADERFYEPGRIDLLIGAEVFFELLQSGKMMMSAELPILQESVLGWLVSGRVAETGTTGTVRVCHALAKQTPEAQLAGLLRQFWSVDEQEFPATTSETSSDCEKHFLETHSRNESGRYVVRLPFRSNVGELGLSREQAEKRFYALERRLDKNANLKQQYKMFIDEYISLGHARVIDDAKADANYLPHHCVLKPDSATTKLRVVFDASAKSSTGLSLNDVMLTGPTVQRTLFDIVLRFRCHKYVFTADVPKMYRQVEVHEKDRKYQQILWRDDHQQPLRTIELSTVTYGTAAAPFLATRALNQLALDERHDFPEASTSVLNNFYVDDVLAGADDLCQAKQLQQDMIEMLARGGFQLHKWCANHAALLEEIPIENRAKTLNFEKNDEGEVVKTLGLLWDPVSDVFKFSVKPFKKSTERPTKRQIMSDIARLFDPLGYLGPAVMIAKLVMQQLWKEKFHWDDPVPEDVAKMWERFRSELCEISELKIPRAVAAAVDVTSYELHGFADASMKGYGCSVYLRCLKRDGTAEMMLLCAKSRVAPLKELNRQPKDDAEPEDLTIPRLELCASKLMVEQVVKVLDAVELDISRVVLWTDSQIVLDWLKRLKPDTSVFVRNRVAAILKLSKKFEWRHIPTALNPADLISRGVYPLKLIVCDLWWHGPEFLRTTVATVQPPNLVADEANPDGDQPGDPDPEIHVLAASTDTNENPPLAVINDCSDYRKLQRIFGYVTRFLYNCRNKPAERRGSYLKIDELRNAQLLMVMVVQHAVYGEEISCIRKNQPVKGKLRNLNPMYDETERVLRVGGRIRHSDLPRDQKHPMILPERQHLTELLINTLHRENLHVGRNGLLAVIRRAFWPVNAKRTIYRVLKRCVQCFRVKPKPAWTTPDRFY
- the LOC120419883 gene encoding uncharacterized protein LOC120419883; this encodes MRSDRGTNFVGGDRQLKELHELLKTQLLERKIADFCQVRGIDWKFNPAKAPHQGGLWEAGVKSVKHHLNRTLKEAYLTYEEMNTLLVQIEAILNSRPLCQQSDDPCDYQALSPAHFLIGRELTAVAEPLYGGVRENTLTRYQIVQKRKQDFWRRWSRDYVTELQKRGKWDKAPAMIRIGMLVMLKEDNTPPQTWRLGRIVDTHPGGDGVVRVVTVRTSNGATFSRPTTQIAILPIQDNEEEKD